CTCGAATGGGATTTCTTCCTCGAGAAATAGTTCGACTTCGACGAGGTAGATGTCCTGATACGCCGACGAGTCGAGGACGGCTTCCGCTTCCGTCGTGACGTCGTTCTCGAGCGATGCGCGTTCGTACGACGCCCACGTGACACCGATCATGAATACCGACAGTACTAGGATGACGAACGTCAACACGACGAGGCGACGACGGACTAACTGACGTGCGATCCCTTCCTCACTCTGAATTTGGGGGCGGTACCCCATCGCCCAGAGGGTGAGGAGGCCCGTGATATTGACGCCAAGCAGGTTGACGAAGACGAGGACGAGCGAGCCGACTGCGGCGTTCGGTATCCACCAGGCGATAGCGATGCCGGCCGCTGCGGCGGGCGGGATCAGTGCAGCAGTGATCATCACGCCAACCAGTGTGACAGAGGTACCCGTCGAGAGGCACAACACGCCGGCAATTCCCGCGCCGAAGGCGACGACCAGCGAAAGGAGGTGAGGAAGGACCCGTTCGCTGACTTCGTCGATTTCGAGGACTTCAATCCCAGGCGGTACGAGAAATAGCGACTTCGAGAGCCAGGCGAACGCCGCGGAACCGGCGATCGCTACGCTGACGCCCAGCACTTGATACATAACCCCGGTCCAGAGCAGGTCGCGTTCGTTGAGAACGGTCCCGACGCTGGCTGCGAGCGTCGGTCC
Above is a genomic segment from Natribaculum luteum containing:
- a CDS encoding TIGR00341 family protein, which gives rise to MRHVEISLRPETREPVLEVLDSERIDYTVVPTDDSSEYESLVSFTLPKSAVEVILDELERVGLGEDDHTVIVTADMVISQKFGALKDRFTGEVLDDQRLARYELYAESEGLVLAIPIYVTLTLVSAIVATAGLLLDSAAVVVGSMVIAPLIGPTLAASVGTVLNERDLLWTGVMYQVLGVSVAIAGSAAFAWLSKSLFLVPPGIEVLEIDEVSERVLPHLLSLVVAFGAGIAGVLCLSTGTSVTLVGVMITAALIPPAAAAGIAIAWWIPNAAVGSLVLVFVNLLGVNITGLLTLWAMGYRPQIQSEEGIARQLVRRRLVVLTFVILVLSVFMIGVTWASYERASLENDVTTEAEAVLDSSAYQDIYLVEVELFLEEEIPFEPVVRIEEGSLFEGPERIVITVEQPSDDEHPELVSELDERITDETGDDVRVDVRFVEYDTA